The Thermodesulfovibrionales bacterium region ATCAGCGATATTGTTTCAAAGCTGGATTATCCGGAGTTGCTCACGGACGCGGGAGAGGTGCTGAGAACCCTCATGGTGAAAGAAAAGGAAGTCCGCGATCATAAGGGACTCTGGTATTTAACGCGAGTGCTTCCCTACAGGACTACAGAGAACATCATAGACGGCGTCGTCATAACGTTCACCGACGTTACCAAACAGAAAAAAACTCAGGAGGCGCTTCAAGACGCCATGAATTACGCTGAAGGTATTGTGGAGACAGTGCGGGAGCCGCTAGTCATCCTTGATGCGGCGTTCAAGGTAATAACGGCTAACAGGTCTTTTTACCAGGCCTTTACCGTGTCGCGCGAAGAGACCGAGGGGAGACTTATTTTCGAGCTTGGCAATCGTCAGTGGGACATCCCGGCGCTCAGGGAACTTTTAGAGAAGGTCCTTCCCCAAAATGCCCAATTTGAGAATTTCGAGGTTGAGCATATATTCCCGGCTACGGGGCATAAGAAGCTGCTGCTCAATGCTCGAAGGATCTATCAGGCAGACAAGCAAACCGAGATGATCTTGCTTGCGATCGAGGACATATCGGGGAGGTGAGCTGCCGCTTATGAAAAAGAAGCAAAATGACCTTGATGCCCTACGCAAGAAGGCTGAAAAAAAACTGCGAGAACAGGAAGGAAGATTACGGGACCTTTCCGCTCTTGATATCAAGCGTCTTGTTCATGAGCTCGGCACCTATCAAATCGAGTTGGAAATGCAGAACGAAGAGCTGCGCAGGGCACAGACAGAGCTCGAAGCGTCACGCGGCAGGTATGCAGACCTGTATGACTTCGCCCCCACAGGCTATTTTACGTTTGATAAAGACGGCCTGATACGGGAAGCAAATCTCACCGTCTCCAATCTCCTCGGCATAGACAAACGATTTTTAATCGGTAAGCCTTTTTCACTTTTCGTAATGTCAGACGATAAAGACATCTTTGTCAAACATATGGCGGAGGTGTTGAGCAAAGAGGCCTTGCAGCCCTGTGAGGTACGGGTGAGGAGAAAGGACAAATCCGTGTTTTATGCCCAGTTGCTGAGTATTGCGGTGGAGGACGAAAAAGGTAGGCTGACCCTGTGCCGTTCGGCGGTCAGCGATATCACTGAAGGCAAGAGGGTGGAGGCGGCTTTAAGGGAAAGTGAAAAGCGGTATCACTCGCTGTTTGAAAACATGTTTGAGGGGTTTGCCTACTGCAAGATGCTTTTTGACGACCACGGCAGACCGCTGGATTTTGTTTATCTCGACGTCAACAGTGCTTTCGGAAAGCTGACTGGATTGAAAAACGTGGTAGGCAAAAGAGTCACCGAGGTAATTCCCGGGATCAAAGAGTCAAGTCCAGAATTGTTTGAGATTTATAGCCGTGTAGCACTGTCGGGCCAGCAAGAAAAATTCGAAATCAAAGTCAAACCTTTGGGCTCATGGTTTTCCATCTCAGCCTATAGTATGGAAAGGGGATACTTTGTAGCTGTTTTTGATAATATCACGGAGCGCAAGCAGGCCGAGGAATTGGTTCAAAAGCTGAACGAAAACCTCAATCAGGGGAATGCGGAACTTGCGGCGACGAACAGGGAGCTCGAAGCCGCAAACAAAGAGCTTGATGCCTTTAGCTATTCAGTCTCTCATGATCTTCGCGCCCCTCTCCGGCACATGTCGGGCTTTGTGGGACTGCTTCAAAAAAGACTAGTGGACCACCCTGATGAAAAAACTCACCTTTACGCGGATGCAATAGCCGGAGCTGCAAAAAAGATGGGGAGGCTCATCGATGACCTGCTCGAGTTTTCGCGGATGGGGCGCACAGAGATGCAGAAGAAAAGAGTAAATTTAAATACCCTTATAAAAGGAGCGGTCCGGGAAATTCAAGAAGAGCTGAAGGAACGGAAGATTAGATGGGAGATCGATGAACTACCTGACGTACTTGGTGACCGGTCACTCCTAAGACTTGCGGTTGTTAATCTCCTCTCTAATGCAGTTAAGTTCACACGTACTCGTCCTCAGGCTGAAATCAAGATTGA contains the following coding sequences:
- a CDS encoding ATP-binding protein, which produces MQNEELRRAQTELEASRGRYADLYDFAPTGYFTFDKDGLIREANLTVSNLLGIDKRFLIGKPFSLFVMSDDKDIFVKHMAEVLSKEALQPCEVRVRRKDKSVFYAQLLSIAVEDEKGRLTLCRSAVSDITEGKRVEAALRESEKRYHSLFENMFEGFAYCKMLFDDHGRPLDFVYLDVNSAFGKLTGLKNVVGKRVTEVIPGIKESSPELFEIYSRVALSGQQEKFEIKVKPLGSWFSISAYSMERGYFVAVFDNITERKQAEELVQKLNENLNQGNAELAATNRELEAANKELDAFSYSVSHDLRAPLRHMSGFVGLLQKRLVDHPDEKTHLYADAIAGAAKKMGRLIDDLLEFSRMGRTEMQKKRVNLNTLIKGAVREIQEELKERKIRWEIDELPDVLGDRSLLRLAVVNLLSNAVKFTRTRPQAEIKIECKDEEDKFTCSVTDNGVGFDMQYADKLFGVFQRLHTQDEFEGIGIGLANVQRIISRHGGRIWAEGAVGQGATFYFTLPKTKEI